In Procambarus clarkii isolate CNS0578487 chromosome 38, FALCON_Pclarkii_2.0, whole genome shotgun sequence, the genomic window CCTCAGGGCCTGCTGCCTCTGCCCCTAGTGCCTCAGGGCCTGCTACCTCTGCCCCTAGTGCCTCAGGGCCTGCTGCCTCTGCCCCTAGTGCCTCAGGGCCTGCTGCCCCTGACCCTAGTGCCTCAGGGCCTGGTGCCCCTGCCCCTAGTGCCTCAGGACCTGCTGCCTCTGCCCCTAGTGCCTCAGGGCCTGGTGCCTCTGCCCCTAGTGTCTCAGGGCCTGCTGCCCCTGCCCCTAGTGCCTCAGGGCCTGCTGCCCCTAGTCCCTCAGGGCCTGCTGCCCCTGCCCCTAGTGCCTCAGGGCCTGCTGCCCCTGACCCTAGTGCCTCAGGGCCTGCTGCCCCTGACCCTAGTGCCTCAGGACCTGCTGCCTCTGCCCCTAGTGCCTCAGGGCCTGGTGCCTCTGCCCCTAGTGTCTCAGGGCCTGCTGCCCCTGCCCCTAGTGCCTCAGGTCCTGCTGCCCCTGACCCTAGTGCCTCAGGGCCTGCTGCCTCTGCCCCTAGTGCCTCAGGGCCTGCTGCCTCTGCCCCTAGTGCCTCAGGGCCTGCTGCCTCTGCCCCTAGTGCCTCAGGGCCTGCTGCCCCTGACCCTAGTGTCTCAGGGCCTGCTGCCCCTGCCCCTAGTGCCTCAGGGCCTGCTGCCTCTGCCCCTAGTGCCTCAGGGCCTGCTGCCTCTGCCCCTAGTGCCTCAGGGCCTGCTGCCTCTGCCCCTAGTGCCTCAGGGCCTGCTGCCCCTGACCCTAGTGCCTCAGGGCCTGCTGCCCCTGACCCTAGTGCCTCAGGGCCTGCTGCCCCTAGTGCCTCAGGGCCTGCTGCCCCTAGTGCCTCAGGGCCTGGTGCCCCTGCCCCTAGTGCCTCAGGGCCTGCTGCCTCTGCCCCTAGTGCCTCAGGGCCTGCTGCCTCTGCCCCTAGTGCCTCAGGGCCTGCTGCCTCTGCCCCTAGTGCCTCAGGGCCTGCTGCCTCTGCCCCTAGTGCCTCAGGGCCTGCTGCCTCTGCCCCTAGTGCCTCAGGGCCTGTTGCCTCTGCCCCTAGTGCCTCAGGGCCTGCTACCTCTGCCCCAAGTGCCTCAGGGCCTGCTGCCTCTGCCCCTAGTGCCTCAGGGCCTGCTGCCCCTGACCCTAGTGCCTCAGGGCCTGCTGCCTCTGCCCCTAGTGCCTCAGGGCCTGGTGCCCCTGCCCCTAGTGCCTCAGGGCCTGCTGCCTCTGCCCCTAGTGCCTCAGGGCCTGCTGCCCCTGACCCTAGTGCCTCAGGGCCTGCTGCCTCTGCCCCTTGTGCCTCAGGGCCTGCTGCCTCTGCCCCTTGTGCCTCAGGGCCTGCTGCCCCAGACCCTAGTGCCCCAGGGCCTGCTGCCTCTGCCCCTAGTGCCTCAGGGCCTGCTGCCTCTGCCCCTTGTGCCTCAGGGCCTGCTGCCCCAGACCCTAGTGCCCCAGGGCCTGCTGCCCCTGCCCCTTGTGCCTCAGGGCCTGCTGCCTCCAGGCAACCTCTACCACCGTCGTCAGGAGAGAAGCAGTTGTGTTGTAGGGCTGGAGACGGTGGAGACGGATGCCTGCCACCTGCACATGTATTACAAGCGCTCTCTCACAGAATACCTAACGAGGTAGgtaattatatgtgtgtgtgtgtgtgtgtgtgtgtgtgtgtgtgtgtgtgtgtgtgtgtgtgtgtgtgtgtgtgtgtgtgtgtgtgtgtgtgtgtgtgtgtgtgtgtgcgcatatatatatatatatatatatatatatatatatatatatatatgcaattgacgatcacaaaacactgatcattttatgcggaaaatccacagagaaatatgaaatgaggtaaacgtttcggctttgttaaagcctttgtcaacaccagactgaccaatcagtctggtgttgacaaaagctttaacaaagccgaaacgttcacctcatttcatatttctctgtggattttccgtatatatatatatatatatatatgtacctagtagccagaacgcacttctcagcctactatgcaaggcccaatttgcctaataagccaagttttcacgaattattatattttctcaaattattttcttatgaaatgatagagctacccattgcattatgtatgaggtcaattttttttcatcggagttaaaattaacgtagatatatgaccaaacctaaccaaccctacctaacctaacctatctttataggttaggttaggttaggtagctgaaaaagatgggttaggttaggttaggtaggttaggtagtcgaaaaacaataaattcatgaaaacttggcttattattcaaatcgggccttgcatagtaggctgagaagtgcgttctggctactaggtacgacatatatatatatatatatatatatatatatatatatatatatatatatatatatatatatatatatatatatatatatatatattggggtatcacctctggtgcaattgtagggacccatagcttcggagaagagaacacagagcattcaaagaaaaacttgccatttaactatgaatacgtatgagtgttcacttctcctaccttcCCTTTTATTATGTTATACACTTCATCATACAAGGTGAAGAAGTAACCCCCATAAACAATAATTACCCTCGGTACATTGTTCTTGAAGCAAGTCAAGAAGATGACGATCAGGGGAATATATCACTTCTTCATTAAGGGTTAAGAGTCCCACTCTTATCACCCACATTATTAACCCCCCtgccgcaaccccccccccccacacgccccCTATTGTTGACCCCCCTGCCCCCCCACGCCCCCTAttgttgacccccccccctcctaccagACAAAACCAATCCCGGGGTCCCCACGACTCTGCCTGGAGCCACCAGTAATGACTCGTCAATAACCTGAGTTTTGGCCCCAAAACCATTACAATCCTGAAGTTTAACCACAGCTTCCAGCTGGTGACCAACCAGCTGATGGGTGCTGGCTGCAGGTACTCTCTCAGCGGTACCACCGTAGAAATTGCGGTGCTTCGAACAAATTAAAAGCGTCGCAATAATGACGATTCCTCGAACGTGTTAAGCATCAGGATAAGTCAGCTGCGTCGACGTGATTCTTACGTTTCTGGCTAGCCTAAACCACTGCAAACTCGACGTATATGTGAGATCAACGGGCGGGGCTGAGATTGTCTATATCACCAGTGTTGGAGTACAATAGTGTAgttcaccagtgttggagaacagtagtgtagttcaccagtgttggagaacagtggTGTAgttcaccagtgttggagaacagtagtgtagttcaccagtgttggagaacagtggTGTAgttcaccagtgttggagaacagtagtGTAGTTcattcaccagtgttggagaacagtggTGTAGTTCACCAGTGTTGGAGTACAGTAGTGTAgttcaccagtgttggagaacagtagtgtagttcaccagtgttggagaacagtagtgtagttcaccagtgttggagaacagtggTGTAgttcaccagtgttggagaacagtagtGTAGTTcattcaccagtgttggagaacagtggTGTAGTTCACCAGTGTTGGAGTACAGTAGTGTAgttcaccagtgttggagaacagtggTGTAGTTCACCAGTGTTGGAGTACAATAGTGTAgttcaccagtgttggagaacagtagtGTAGTTcattcaccagtgttggagaacagtggTGTAGTTCACCAGTGTTGGAGTACAGTAGTGTAgttcaccagtgttggagaacagtggTGTAGTTCACCAGTGTTGGAGTACAATAGTGTAgttcaccagtgttggagaacagtagtGTAGTTcattcaccagtgttggagaacagtagtGTAGTTcattcaccagtgttggagaacagtggTGTAGTTCACCAGTGTTGGAGTACAGTAGTGTAgttcaccagtgttggagaacagtagtgtagttcaccagtgttggagaacagtggTGTAgttcaccagtgttggagaacagtagtGTAGTTcattcaccagtgttggagaacagtggTGTAGTTCACCAGTGTTGGAGTACAGTAGTGTAgttcaccagtgttggagaacagtggTGTAGTTCACCAGTGTTGGAGTACAATAGTGTAgttcaccagtgttggagaacagtagtGTAGTTcattcaccagtgttggagaacagtggTGTAGTTCACCAGTGTTGGAGTACAGTAGTGTAgttcaccagtgttggagaacagtggTGTAGTTCACCAGTGTTGGAGTACAATAGTGTAgttcaccagtgttggagaacagtagtGTAGTTcattcaccagtgttggagaacagtagtGTAGTTcattcaccagtgttggagaacagtggTGTAGTTCACCAGTGTTGGAGTACAGTAGTGTAgttcaccagtgttggagaacagtggTGTAGTTCACCAGTGTTGGAGTACAATAGTGTAgttcaccagtgttggagaacagtagtGTAGTTcattcaccagtgttggagaacagtagtGTAGTTcattcaccagtgttggagaacagtggTGTAGTTCACCAGTGTTGGAGTACAATAGTGTAgttcaccagtgttggagaacagtagtGTAGTTcattcaccagtgttggagaacagtagtGTAGTTcattcaccagtgttggagaacagtggTGTAGTTCACCAGTGTTGGAGTACAGTAGTGTAgttcaccagtgttggagaacaacAGTGTACAACAGATGGCAACAGTGTACAACAGTGCACAAGAGTGTAGCACACCAGTGTACAAGAGTGTAGCACAAGAGTGTAGCACAAGAGTGTAGCACAAGAGTGTAGCACAACAGTGTACAAGAGTGTAGCACAAGAGTGTAGCACAAGAGTGTAGCACAAGAGTGTAGCACAAGAGTGTAGCACAACAGTGTACAAGAGTGTAGCACAAGAGTGTAGCACAAGAGTGTAGCACAAGAGTGTAGCACAAGAGTGTAGCACAAGAGTGTAGCACAACAGTGTACAAGAGTGTAGCACAACAGTGTAGCACAAGAGTGTAGCACAAGAGTGTAGCACAAGAGTGTAGCACAAGAGTGTAGCACAACAGTGTACAAGAGTGTAGCACAAGAGTGTAGCACAAGAGTGTAGCACAAGAGTGTAGCACAAGAGCGTAGCACAAGAGTGTAGCACAACAGTGTAGCACACCAGTGCACAAGAGTGTAGCACAAGAGTGTAGCACAAGAGTGTAGCACAAGAGTGTAGCACAAGAGTGTAGCACAAGAGTGTAGCACAAGAGTGTAGCACAACAGTGCACAAGAGTGTAGCA contains:
- the LOC138372178 gene encoding glutamine-rich protein 2-like — encoded protein: MQAATSQEAARCTSQLLERKRSMVAVGIKEQEDSNRQEWNSKDRETVNGILKGLKMEGAEKNIEKVFRLGWYNKGRDLLIKIVFANETTTKNVLQRKSHLQYVEEHKKVFLQRDRTKEERAMAVEARKKRKFGIHCVACGYDLHDGLPLPLVPQGLLPLVPQGLLPLPLVPQGLLPLPLVPQGLLPLPLVPQGLLPLVPQGLLPLPLVPQGLLPLVPQGLLPLPLVPQGLLPLPLVPQGLLPLPLVPQGLLPLVPQGLLPLPLVPQGLLPLVPQGLLPLPLVPQGLLPLSLVPQGMLLLLLVPQGLLPLPQVPQSLLPLPLVPQGLLPLPLVPQGLLPLPLVPQGLLPLPLVPQGLLPLPLVPQGLLPLPLVPQGLLPLPLVPQGLLPLPLVPQGLLPLPLVSQGLLPLPLVPQDLLPLPLVPQGLLPLPLVPQGLLPLPLVPQDLLPLPLVPQGLLPLPLVPQGLLPLPLVPQGLLPLPLVPQGLLPLPLVPQGLLPLPLVPQGLLPLTLVPQGLVPLPLVPQDLLPLPLVPQGLVPLPLVSQGLLPLPLVPQGLLPLVPQGLLPLPLVPQGLLPLTLVPQGLLPLTLVPQDLLPLPLVPQGLVPLPLVSQGLLPLPLVPQVLLPLTLVPQGLLPLPLVPQGLLPLPLVPQGLLPLPLVPQGLLPLTLVSQGLLPLPLVPQGLLPLPLVPQGLLPLPLVPQGLLPLPLVPQGLLPLTLVPQGLLPLTLVPQGLLPLVPQGLLPLVPQGLVPLPLVPQGLLPLPLVPQGLLPLPLVPQGLLPLPLVPQGLLPLPLVPQGLLPLPLVPQGLLPLPLVPQGLLPLPQVPQGLLPLPLVPQGLLPLTLVPQGLLPLPLVPQGLVPLPLVPQGLLPLPLVPQGLLPLTLVPQGLLPLPLVPQGLLPLPLVPQGLLPQTLVPQGLLPLPLVPQGLLPLPLVPQGLLPQTLVPQGLLPLPLVPQGLLPPGNLYHRRQERSSCVVGLETVETDACHLHMYYKRSLTEYLTR